In Citricoccus sp. SGAir0253, one genomic interval encodes:
- a CDS encoding glutaredoxin domain-containing protein, whose translation MTTLTVYTTGPACMQCRLTKNALATAGVPFEEVDVRRTPAALDYIQTELGYTQAPVVVVTDDDHWSGFQPDQIHRITTTLARRP comes from the coding sequence ATGACCACCCTCACCGTCTACACCACCGGCCCGGCCTGCATGCAATGCCGGCTCACCAAGAACGCCCTGGCCACCGCAGGAGTGCCCTTCGAGGAGGTCGACGTCCGCCGCACCCCAGCAGCCCTCGACTACATCCAAACTGAGCTCGGCTACACCCAGGCTCCCGTCGTCGTGGTCACCGACGACGACCACTGGTCAGGGTTCCAGCCTGACCAGATCCACCGCATCACCACCACCCTGGCGCGGCGCCCCTGA
- a CDS encoding Lrp/AsnC ligand binding domain-containing protein, translating into MELPPDDLELVHALQIAPRASWAQLGTALRRHPATLAARWSRLTADGRAWITGHLGAAGVHGHVAFINVECRPGSRVEVLERLCAAPEIDTVEEAARAWDARLTVVARNWQSLTRQVLPKVRADPDVTRTQMTVATRLFSTGGNWRLDVLSPEQQRRVTALHVDVVRPAGATPPHLEKTLAVLARDGRATAADIAAATGTHPTTAARQLREALESGVVALRCELAQEHSGYPVACQWYVRIPPAQLDAAVQYLRSRRTLRLCASTTGDANLTFFLWLRAPADIADVEAGLQAAAPGAQVVESDVGVRTHKRMGWLLREDSRATGEVVTGMPHAA; encoded by the coding sequence ATGGAGTTGCCTCCCGATGACCTCGAACTGGTCCACGCTCTCCAAATCGCCCCCCGGGCCTCCTGGGCCCAACTCGGCACCGCGCTGCGGCGGCACCCGGCGACGCTCGCTGCCCGCTGGAGCCGTCTCACTGCTGACGGCCGGGCCTGGATCACCGGCCACCTGGGCGCCGCCGGCGTGCACGGACACGTGGCCTTCATCAACGTGGAGTGCCGCCCGGGAAGCAGGGTGGAGGTGCTCGAGCGACTATGCGCGGCACCGGAAATCGACACCGTGGAAGAGGCAGCCCGAGCCTGGGACGCGCGCCTGACCGTCGTCGCGCGAAACTGGCAGTCCCTCACCCGCCAGGTGTTGCCCAAGGTCCGGGCGGACCCCGATGTCACGCGCACACAAATGACCGTGGCGACCAGGCTCTTCTCCACCGGCGGCAACTGGCGGTTGGATGTCCTCTCCCCCGAGCAACAACGCCGTGTCACCGCCCTCCACGTTGACGTGGTCCGTCCCGCCGGCGCGACGCCCCCACATCTCGAGAAGACCTTGGCCGTGCTGGCCCGCGACGGGCGCGCGACCGCTGCGGACATCGCGGCGGCTACCGGCACACATCCGACGACGGCCGCCCGTCAATTGCGCGAGGCATTAGAAAGCGGCGTGGTGGCCCTGCGCTGCGAATTGGCGCAGGAACACTCCGGATACCCGGTCGCCTGCCAGTGGTACGTGCGGATACCCCCGGCCCAGCTCGACGCGGCCGTACAGTATCTGCGCTCCCGCCGCACACTGCGGTTGTGCGCCTCCACGACCGGAGACGCCAACCTGACCTTCTTCCTGTGGCTACGCGCACCGGCGGATATCGCCGACGTCGAGGCCGGCCTCCAGGCGGCAGCACCGGGGGCACAAGTAGTGGAGTCCGACGTGGGAGTCCGCACCCATAAGAGAATGGGCTGGCTGTTGCGCGAGGACTCCAGGGCGACCGGCGAAGTAGTTACCGGCATGCCGCACGCCGCATAA
- a CDS encoding IS256 family transposase has protein sequence MIDPVTGEIIDQKQLAEQLLAQAKEQGVSLVGPGGLLNQLTKNVLETALEAELTEHLGHEHGEVPIAENMRNGTRSKTVLTEIGPVQIEVPRDREGSFEPVIVPKRKRRLDGIDQIVLSLSARGLTTGEIAAHFEEVYGATVSKDTISRITEKVAGELAEWSARPLDSLYPVIFVDAIVVKVRDGQVRNTPFYVVMGVTTNGERDILGIWAGDGAEGARFWLQVFSELKNRGVEDVLIAVCDGLKGLPEAITTTWERTVVQQCIVHLIRNSFRYAGRQHRDGIVKALKPVYTAPSEQAAKDRFAEFRDEWGQRYPAIVQLWESSWAEFVPFLEYDVEIRRVICTTNAIESINARYRRAVRARGHFPNEAAALKCLYLVTRSLDPTGGGRARWVMRWKPALNAFAITFAGRFERTTH, from the coding sequence ATGATCGATCCCGTGACCGGAGAGATCATCGATCAGAAACAACTCGCCGAACAACTGCTCGCCCAGGCCAAGGAGCAAGGCGTGAGCCTGGTCGGCCCCGGCGGGCTGCTCAACCAGCTGACGAAGAACGTGCTGGAAACGGCGCTCGAGGCGGAGCTGACTGAGCACCTCGGCCACGAGCATGGTGAGGTGCCGATCGCGGAGAATATGCGCAACGGCACGAGATCGAAGACGGTGTTGACCGAGATCGGCCCCGTGCAGATCGAGGTGCCGCGGGATCGGGAGGGGTCCTTCGAGCCGGTGATCGTGCCCAAGCGCAAACGGCGCCTGGACGGGATCGACCAGATCGTGCTGTCCCTCTCGGCTCGGGGTTTGACGACCGGGGAGATCGCCGCGCACTTCGAGGAGGTCTACGGAGCCACCGTCTCCAAGGACACCATCTCCAGGATCACCGAGAAGGTCGCCGGGGAACTCGCGGAGTGGTCCGCCCGGCCGCTGGACTCGCTCTACCCGGTGATCTTCGTCGACGCCATTGTGGTCAAGGTCCGGGACGGTCAGGTGCGCAACACCCCGTTCTACGTGGTCATGGGCGTCACCACCAATGGAGAACGCGACATCCTCGGGATCTGGGCCGGTGACGGCGCCGAGGGCGCCCGGTTCTGGCTGCAGGTCTTCTCCGAACTGAAGAACCGGGGCGTGGAGGATGTGCTCATCGCCGTGTGCGATGGGCTCAAGGGCCTGCCGGAGGCGATCACGACCACCTGGGAGCGGACGGTGGTCCAGCAGTGCATCGTGCATCTGATCCGCAACAGCTTCCGCTACGCCGGCCGACAGCACCGCGACGGGATCGTCAAGGCCCTCAAGCCGGTCTACACCGCCCCGAGCGAGCAAGCGGCGAAGGACCGCTTCGCCGAGTTCAGGGACGAGTGGGGTCAGCGGTATCCGGCGATCGTGCAGCTCTGGGAGTCCTCGTGGGCGGAGTTCGTGCCGTTCCTGGAGTACGACGTGGAGATCCGCCGGGTGATCTGCACGACCAACGCGATCGAGTCGATCAACGCCCGCTACCGCCGGGCGGTCCGCGCCCGGGGCCACTTCCCGAACGAGGCAGCCGCCCTGAAGTGTCTGTATCTCGTCACCCGGTCCCTTGATCCCACCGGCGGCGGGAGGGCACGCTGGGTGATGAGGTGGAAGCCGGCGCTCAACGCCTTCGCGATCACCTTCGCCGGACGGTTCGAGAGAACCACTCACTGA
- a CDS encoding DUF1524 domain-containing protein: MRLIRSITIPAAALAVALAATGCTGTDTTTSTSPTTAASTTAAAPSTPSAAAASSFPTETASETASASASATPARTASPKAATSSAAAATPSVQETMKAPAGTALAALEELAVKGRAPKTGYDREQFGPAWADTDRNGCDTRNDMLARDLAGETFKPGTHDCVVLTGVLDDPYTATEIHFVRGQDTSNDVQIDHVVSLSDAWQKGAQQLSTSERTAFANDPLNLLAVDGPANAQKSDADAASWLPANKSFRCEFVARQIAVKAEYALWVTSAEKDAMTRVLSDCPEQALPTDATAAQPYSITTRSTHSPAPTPTPTTAAPAPSKTYTPAPMKTYTPAPVPTTQAAEAAGTDPRFSSCAKAKAAGYGPYVVGTDPEYHWYRDGDSDGINCE, encoded by the coding sequence ATGAGGCTCATCCGTTCGATCACCATCCCGGCCGCGGCCCTCGCCGTGGCCCTGGCTGCCACCGGCTGCACCGGCACCGACACCACCACGTCCACGAGTCCGACCACCGCCGCCTCCACGACGGCCGCGGCGCCGAGCACGCCGTCGGCGGCTGCAGCGTCCTCCTTCCCCACTGAGACCGCCAGTGAAACCGCGTCGGCCTCCGCCTCGGCCACTCCGGCCCGCACGGCCAGTCCCAAGGCGGCGACCTCCTCCGCGGCCGCGGCCACCCCGTCGGTCCAGGAGACCATGAAGGCGCCGGCAGGCACCGCCCTGGCCGCGTTGGAGGAGTTGGCGGTGAAGGGTAGGGCCCCGAAGACCGGGTACGACCGGGAGCAGTTCGGTCCGGCCTGGGCGGACACCGACCGCAACGGCTGCGACACCCGCAACGACATGCTCGCCCGCGACCTGGCCGGTGAGACGTTCAAGCCCGGCACGCACGACTGCGTGGTGCTCACCGGGGTGCTGGATGACCCGTACACGGCCACCGAGATCCACTTCGTGCGCGGCCAGGACACCTCCAATGACGTGCAGATCGACCACGTGGTATCCCTGTCCGACGCCTGGCAGAAGGGCGCCCAGCAGCTTTCGACCTCGGAGCGGACGGCGTTCGCCAATGACCCGCTGAACCTGCTTGCCGTGGACGGGCCGGCCAATGCGCAGAAGTCCGACGCCGACGCCGCGTCCTGGCTGCCGGCCAACAAGTCCTTCCGCTGCGAGTTCGTGGCCCGGCAGATCGCGGTCAAGGCCGAGTACGCCCTGTGGGTCACCTCCGCGGAGAAGGACGCCATGACCCGGGTCCTGTCGGACTGCCCCGAGCAGGCCCTGCCCACCGACGCCACCGCGGCCCAGCCCTACTCCATCACGACCCGTTCCACCCACTCCCCCGCACCCACGCCGACACCCACGACCGCCGCACCCGCTCCGTCGAAGACGTACACGCCGGCCCCGATGAAGACCTACACGCCCGCCCCGGTGCCCACCACCCAGGCCGCCGAGGCGGCTGGCACGGACCCGCGGTTCAGCAGCTGCGCCAAGGCCAAGGCCGCCGGCTACGGCCCGTACGTGGTCGGTACCGACCCCGAGTACCACTGGTACCGCGACGGCGACAGCGACGGCATCAACTGCGAGTGA